One window of Trifolium pratense cultivar HEN17-A07 linkage group LG5, ARS_RC_1.1, whole genome shotgun sequence genomic DNA carries:
- the LOC123885695 gene encoding uncharacterized protein LOC123885695, with amino-acid sequence MVGPKRHFLPIILITLAAFIFYTYHNTSLPSSIIDSNPNFTLRNPIQINPNSIISPNFTFLIKVLAFNRFDSVSRCLRSLAAADYLGDRVHLHIYIDHFAFLTDDDSVDSKLSESRRILEFVDGFDWKFGEKVVLYRTGNVGLQAQWLEAWWPSSDDEFAFVVEDDLEVSSLYYEFVKTVIVNFYYNASNYSPSIFGVTLQRARFVPGKHGNKLQLDDQTRLFLYQLVGTWGQILFPKPWKEFRLWYDKNKAKGNKPFLEGMVTTGWYKKIGEKIWTPWFIKFIQSHGYFNIYANFLHERALSVSHRDAGVNYGKTAGPDSQLLEERSLDFNILEMQPLSSLKWFDFCFREVRPGRHVRNVEELGALLHSLQKRDSIFLVNLLGVSDAVVRNLLCHFERLNIRNYILMGPPSDSLFDLARRGHPVINVDQFVSSIGMNKLTLQGSSLETIKGIVAKAYVIKKFIENKYNTWVLDGSMLLTSDVLLESGDPKDDFCVANNLELFYAKSSPSSEKIWTNGFVSKVVAMADSLGRKDSTTLSFVYIVPKLLEQNGASIRRVDETSFGMKIGSSGLGKSSLGDKKLVYWSTEMELNSIQKRLEELNLWSIDSELSCTAVICHKS; translated from the exons ATGGTGGGACCTAAACGACACTTCCTCCCAATAATCCTCATCACTCTCGCCGCATTCATTTTCTACACTTACCACAACACTTCTCTCCCATCTTCAATCATTGattcaaaccctaatttcacTCTCAGAAACCCAATTCAAATAAACCCTAATTCCATCATTTCCCCCAATTTCACTTTCCTAATCAAAGTCCTTGCCTTTAATCGATTTGATTCCGTTTCTCGCTGCCTCCGTTCTCTTGCTGCCGCTGATTACCTCGGTGATCGTGTCCATCTCCATATCTACATTGATCATTTTGCTTTTTTGACTGATGATGATTCTGTTGATTCGAAGCTGAGTGAATCGCGGAGGATTTTGGAGTTTGTTGATGGGTTTGATTGGAAATTTGGTGAAAAAGTTGTGCTTTATAGAACTGGGAATGTGGGTTTGCAAGCACAGTGGTTGGAAGCTTGGTGGCCTAGTTCAGATGATGAGTTTGCTTTTGTAGTTGAAGATGATTTGGAGGTTTCTTCGCTTTATTATGAGTTTGTTAAGACGGTGATTGTGAATTTCTATTATAATGCTTCTAATTATAGTCCTTCCATTTTTGGTGTTACATTGCAACGTGCAAGGTTTGTTCCAG GTAAGCATGGCAATAAATTGCAGTTGGATGACCAGACACGACTTTTTTTATACCAGTTGGTTGGTACGTGGGGGCAAATTCTCTTTCCAAAGCCATGGAAAGAGTTCAGATTGTGGTATGACAAAAACAAGGCAAAGGGAAATAAACCATTTCTTGAAGGGATG GTGACTACAGGATGGTATAAGAAGATAGGGGAGAAAATATGGACACCTTGGTTCATCAAGTTTATTCAATCTCACGGTTACTTTAATATCTATGCAAATTTTTTGCATGAGAGAGCATTAAGTGTCTCTCACAGAGATGCTGGAGTAAACTATGGGAAAACTGCTGGACCTGATTCTCAGTTACTAGAAGAAAGATCCCTAGATTTCAATATTTTGGAAATGCAGCCTTTGAGTAGTTTAAAATGGTTTGACTTTTGTTTCAGAGAAGTACGTCCCGGAAGGCATGTGAGGAACGTCGAAGAACTTGGAGCTTTGCTTCATTCTCTACAGAAACGGGATAGTATTTTCTTAGTTAATCTTTTAGGGGTATCAGATGCTGTAGTAAGAAACTTACTATGCCACTTTGAGAGGCTAAATATAAGAAATTATATACTCATGGGTCCTCCATCTGATTCCTTATTCGATCTGGCTAGGAGGGGACATCCTGTAATCAATGTAGACCAATTTGTAAGTAGCATTGGGATGAATAAATTGACTTTGCAAGGTTCGAGTTTAGAGACCATAAAGGGTATTGTGGCAAAGGCTTATGTAATTAAAAAGTTTATTGAAAATAAGTATAACACATGGGTTTTGGATGGGAGCATGCTTCTCACTTCTGATGTATTGCTCGAGTCTGGAGATCCCAAGGACGACTTCTGTGTTGCGAACAATTTGGAACTCTTTTATGCTAAAAGCTCACCGTCCAGTGAGAAAATCTGGACTAATGGCTTTGTGTCGAAAGTTGTTGCCATGGCAGACTCTTTGGGGAGAAAAGACTCTACAACCCTGAGTTTTGTGTATATTGTACCAAAATTATTGGAACAGAACGGTGCGAGTATTAGAAGAGTCGACGAGACTTCTTTTGGCATGAAGATTGGGTCAAGTGGTCTTGGTAAATCTTCTCTAGGAGATAAAAAATTGGTATATTGGTCAACTGAGATGGAGCTGAATTCGATTCAGAAACGGCTCGAAGAGTTGAATTTATGGAGTATAGACAGTGAATTATCATGCACAGCTGTGATTTGTCACAAGTCATAG
- the LOC123885864 gene encoding translation initiation factor eIF-2B subunit alpha-like, whose amino-acid sequence MESEAPTMENNPKISAYYQTRLAHFGVVSTEWLAQAQSATNPLPSSSTDSDTDKVTNFSVIDEFNRWRSHPDLAEAVAAIRALAAVISSSKASTMMQLEIELKNASDTLKAWDTTSISLTAASDLFMRYVTRTSALEFEDFNSAKSRLIERADKFGEISYKARKIIAMLSQDFIFDGCTILVHGFSRVVFEVLKLAAHNKKRFRVFCTEGRPDRTGLRLSHELAKLDVPVKLVIDSAVAYTMDEVDMVIVGADGVVESGGIINMMGTYQIALVAKSMNKPVYVAAESYKFARHYPLDQKDLVPAIRPVDFGVPIPLKVDVECSARDYTPPQYLTLLFTDLGVLTPSVVSDELIQLYL is encoded by the exons ATGGAAAGTGAAGCTCCAACAATGGAGAATAATCCTAAAATTTCAGCCTATTACCAAACGAGGTTAGCGCACTTCGGCGTCGTCAGTACAGAGTGGTTAGCTCAGGCTCAATCCGCAACAAACCCTCTTCCATCATCATCAACCGATTCAGATACTGATAAAGTTACCAATTTCTCTGTAATCGATGAATTCAACCGGTGGCGTAGTCATCCCGATTTGGCCGAAGCTGTTGCCGCAATTCGTGCCCTTGCTGCTGTTATCAGCTCTAGCAAAGCTTCTACTATGATGCAACTCGAAATTGAACTCAAAAATGCCTCTGATACTCTTAAA GCATGGGATACAACCTCTATCTCATTGACAGCGGCATCTGATCTGTTTATGAGATACGTGACAAGGACCTCTGCTTTGGAATTTGAAGACTTCAACTCTGCTAAATCTCGCTTGATTGAGCGTGCTGACAAGTTTGGGGAAATTTCCTACAAG gctCGCAAAATTATTGCAATGCTTAGTcaagattttatatttgatgGTTGTACCATTTTGGTTCATGGTTTTTCCAGAGTTGTCTTTGAAGTTCTTAAACTGGCTGCACATAATAAGAAACGCTTTCGGGTCTTCTGcacag AGGGGAGACCAGACCGAACAGGTTTAAGGTTGTCCCATGAGCTGGCCAAGCTCGATGTTCCTGTGAAACTGGTGATAGACTCTGCAGTGGCTTACACTATGGATGAGGTAGACATGGTAATTGTGGGGGCAGACGGAGTTGTTGAAAGTGGTGGTATAATTAACATGATGGGGACATATCAAATTGCATTGGTTGCAAAGAGTATGAATAAGCCAGTCTATGTGGCTGCCGAAAGCTACAAG TTTGCTCGTCATTACCCTCTGGACCAAAAGGATTTGGTGCCGGCCATACGACCAGTTGATTTTGGTGTACCTATTCCATTGAAGGTTGACGTTGAATGCTCTGCCCGGGATTATACTCCTCCTCAATATCTGACTCTGCTTTTCACAGATTTAGGTGTTCTTACTCCATCAGTTGTTAGTGATGAGCTCATCCAGCTATACTTATAA